A region of the Gammaproteobacteria bacterium genome:
CGCCATCGGGCCGGGTATGGCCGTATACACCCGGTACGGGAAGGTGCTCGACGCCAAAGGAGAGCCGATGAAAGTTCGCGAGGCGCTGGCGATGATCAACCAGATCCTCGACGAATCGCTCGCTGAGCAGGAAGGCGACTTCGACGCCGACACCCGATGGGCGCTTGCTTGGTTCGAGGAGAGTGGCTTCGAAGAAGGAGAATTCGGAGTGGCGGAGACGCTGTCCAAGGCCAAGAACACCAGCGTGAGCGGGTTGGTGGAGGCAGGCATCCTCGAGTCTCGCGGGGGCAAGGTCCGTCTGTTCAGGCCTTCCGAGTTGCTCTCCGAATGGGATCCGTCCGACGACACTCGGCTCACAACTTGGGAGATGGTCCACCACCTGATTCGGCTCCTCGAGTCTGGCGGGGAGAAGGCGGCGGCAGGTCTCGTCAGGCGCCTCGGCAGCGTCGCCGATGTCGCGCGCGACTTGGCCTACAGGCTCTATTCCATCTCGGAACGGAAGAAGCGCGCCCCGGAAGCGCTGCAATACAATAGCTTGGTTCAGGGCTGGTCCGAGATCAGGCGGCTGGCCAGCGCCGAGGTCCCCGAAAAGCAGACGGGGCTGTTCGATGCCAGTAACGAGGACAAGAGTTCGTGAGCGACGAGATCCGCCAGAGCGGAGGCCGGGACATGCGTATCGAGAATATCGAGATACGAAACTACCGGCTGTTCCGCGACGCGAAGCTCGGGAATCTCCCCCAGCTCACGATTGTCGTGGGAGCCAACGGTTCGGGCAAATCCACCCTGTTCGATGTCTTCAGCTTCCTGAAGGACTCCTTGACCCACAACGTGGCGACCGCGGTGGCTCGTCGTGGCGGCTTCGGAGAGCTGGTGTCGCGCGGCTGCGAAGGGCCGATCGGGATCACGGTTCAGTTTCGAGAGAGTGGCGGGCGGCTCGCGACCTACATCCTTGAGATCGATACACAGGACGGGCGGATCGTCGTCGCCCGCGAGATACTCCGCTATCGCCGAGGGAGGTATGGGAAGCCGTGGCATTTCGTCGACTTCAGCCGTGGAGAGGGATCCGCGATCACCAACGAGTCGGTGTACGGGCAGGAGGGTGTGCAGGCGGAACGCGAGGAATACAAGCTGGACGACCCCAGCGTGCTGGCCATCAAGGGACTGGGGCAGTTCCGTCGTTTCCGGGTGGTGTCGGAGTTCCGGAGCCTGATCGAGAACTGGCACATTTCGAACTTTCATATCTCGGATGCGAGACCCAGTGTGGAGGCGGGGTACGCAGAGCACCTTTCAACCAGGGGCGACAACGCTGCCCAGGTCGCCCAATACCTCTTCCAGCACCATCCTGACTGTTTCGACCGGGTCCTCAAGGCGATGGGCATGCGGGTCCCGGGCGTCAGCCGGGTGGAGGCGAAGCCAACGGAGGATGGCCGTCTGGTGCTCCGGTTCCAGGACCACGCCTTCCGTGATCCGTTCATCGCTCGCTACGTGAGTGACGGAACGATCAAGATGTTCGCGTACCTGATCCTCCTCTATGACCCCAAGCCGCATCCGCTTCTCGCGGTTGAGGAACCGGAGAACCAGCTCTACCCGGATCTTTTGATCGAACTGGTCGAGGAATTTCGGGACTACGCGAGACGTGGCGGCCAGGTCTTCGTGTCGACGCACTCCCCCTACTTCCTGAACGGTGCCGGGCTGGACGAGGTGTTCTGGCTGGCCAAGGAGAATGGCTATACGACCGTGCGGCGGGCGTCCACCGATGAATTGCTACAGAACCTCGTTCACGAGGGTGACAAGCTG
Encoded here:
- a CDS encoding AAA family ATPase, which gives rise to MRIENIEIRNYRLFRDAKLGNLPQLTIVVGANGSGKSTLFDVFSFLKDSLTHNVATAVARRGGFGELVSRGCEGPIGITVQFRESGGRLATYILEIDTQDGRIVVAREILRYRRGRYGKPWHFVDFSRGEGSAITNESVYGQEGVQAEREEYKLDDPSVLAIKGLGQFRRFRVVSEFRSLIENWHISNFHISDARPSVEAGYAEHLSTRGDNAAQVAQYLFQHHPDCFDRVLKAMGMRVPGVSRVEAKPTEDGRLVLRFQDHAFRDPFIARYVSDGTIKMFAYLILLYDPKPHPLLAVEEPENQLYPDLLIELVEEFRDYARRGGQVFVSTHSPYFLNGAGLDEVFWLAKENGYTTVRRASTDELLQNLVHEGDKLGTLWKQGLFKGAGPR